A genomic region of Brienomyrus brachyistius isolate T26 chromosome 6, BBRACH_0.4, whole genome shotgun sequence contains the following coding sequences:
- the LOC125744604 gene encoding germinal-center associated nuclear protein-like codes for MVPNGHMQTLSISSGLRSVGERMHTVHVCVKVARGPLSEEGQLALEKRKGLMGMGALLMLLPSAVSPGADEEDGDIFLLSALLQLRQIQQANAWPQALPLVVVVLGQAGHRASDERLEEDLMLQTLIEEGLISEYMFVHIPETTNEPQGSEQIRHAVRWLAARSTAPARLVSQTLVQVVEAGLCREFAGRLHRDRRDRDMAGLPSQGPAPVIGLYNTVLAFLAGLVSSPSLAGLSWPVAEFSVPGGGDCLPHLLWNSAEHLEWLQGAVLSLRLPDWPLPAVGAPWSQLVASIFQYVSQIPWSRHSQPLLMSQLENLLERLRQDCVGRGGGPDKEPTFWEVPWDEIVMLCVEHQLLDWNPPGCPVSEDVISDDGEIPVYFLSDGLQGFIPPSCWVDAVKQTHRDKQQGKAGCHQSMWPHPRLARPRLQQKLFHSMVEDPESGSGVAPVLDAASSPQDLLARIEEEKEQSRRFEDQLRTWLDVESLGPSSSSSPLFLPSSLLSVPEIVVPSPKMAAPPALALQKERSVRSDQARGAASSMARRLQELEQLISASREEELACELKLSCLLDIVDD; via the exons atggtccccaacggacacatgcaaaccttgagcatcagcagcggcctgcggagcgtgggggagcgcatgcacacagtgcacgtgtgtgtgaag gtggcccgcgggcccctcagcgaggaaggccagttggcattggagaagcggaaggggctgatgggcatgggcgccctgctgatgctgctgccctcggcagtcagtcccggggctgatgaggaagacggggacatcttcctgttatccgccctgctgcagctccggcagatccagcaggctaatgcctggccacaggcccttcctctggtggtggtggtcctagggcaggctgggcacagggccagcgatgaacggctagaggaag acctgatgcttcagacactcattgaggaaggtttgatttcagagtacatgttcgtccatatccccgagaccacgaacgaaccccaaggatccgagcag atccgccatgccgtcaggtggctcgctgcccgctccacggcaccagcccggctcgtctcgcagacgttggtgcaggttgtggaggccgggctctgccgcgagtttgctggtaggcttcaccgtgatcggagggaccgtgacatggcgggactgccctcccagggccctgcacccgtcatcggcctctacaacactgtcctggctttcttggctggccttgtgtcgtccccgagtctggctggcctctcctggcccgtggcagagttctcggtgccagggggtggtgactgcctaccacatctgctctggaactcggctgagcacctggagtggctccagggggcagtcctgagcctgcggctgcccgactggccgctgccagccgtggggg ctccttggagccagctggttgcctccatcttccagtacgtatctcaaatcccatggtcccgccacagccagccactccttatgtcccagttggagaaccttttggagaggctgcgtcaggactgtgtgggccgaggtggggggccggacaaggagcccactttctgggaggtgccctgggacgaaattgtcatgctctgtgtagagcaccaactcctggactggaaccctcctgggtgccccgtgagtgaag atgtcatcagtgacgacggagaaatcccggtgtatttcctgagcgatgggctgcagggcttcataccgccgtcctgctgggtggatgccgtaaagcagacgcacagggacaagcagcaggggaaggcagg gtgtcaccagagcatgtggcctcatcctcgactggccaggccacgtcttcaacagaagctgtttcacagcatggttgaggaccctgagtccggatccggtgttgcccctgttttggatgctgcctccagcccccaggacctcctggctcgcattgaggaggagaaagaacagagccgcag gttcgaggaccagctgcgtacctggcttgacgtcgagtccctgggcccttcctcttcctcctcaccacttttcttgccttcttcgttactgtctgtaccggagatcgtagtgccctccccaaagatggctgccccacctgcacttgccctg cagaaggagcgcagtgtccgcagtgaccaggccaggggagctgccagttctATGGCGAGGCGtctacaggagctggagcagctgatctctgcaagccgggaggaggagctcgcatgtgagctgaagctaagctgccttctggacattgttgatgactga
- the LOC125744602 gene encoding germinal-center associated nuclear protein-like, translating to MRRETEHQMKVHLFYQQLLSESVWGPLDLLSLVAASVSNPSDTIFWKAALLLPSDHERDASVANQILTEWLESKFGNLEKQEHREMVPNGHMQTLSISSGLRSVGERMHTVHVCVKVARGPLSEEGQLALEKRKGLMGMGALLMLLPSAVSPGADEEDGDIFLLSALLQLRQIQQANAWPQALPLVVVVPGQAGHRASDERLEEDLMLQTLIEEGLISEYMFVHIPETTNEPQGSEQIRHAVRWLAARSTAPARLVSQTLVQVVEAGLCREFAGRLHRDRRDRDMAGLPSQGPAPVIGLYNTVLAFLAGLVSSPSLAGLSWPVAEFSVPGGGDCLPHLLWNSAEHLEWLQGAVLSLRLPDWPLPAVGAPWSQLVASIFQYVSQIPWSRHSQPLLMSQLENLLERLRQDCVGRGGGPDKEPTFWEVPWDEIVMLCVEHQLLDWNPPGCPVSEDVISDDGEIPVYFLSDGLQGFIPPSCWVDAVKQTHRDKQQGKAGCHQSMWPHPRLARPRLQQKLFHSMVEDPESGSGVAPVLDAASSPQDLLARIEEEKEQSRRFEDQLRTWLDVESLGPSSSSSPLFLPSSLLSVPEIVVPSPKMAAPPALALQKERSVRSDQARGAASLYISADVTQARI from the exons atgcgaagggaaaccgagcatcagatgaaggtccacttgttctaccagcagctcctgag cgaatctgtgtgggggccactggacctgctcagtctggtggcagcaagcgtctcgaacccatctgacacaatcttctggaaggcagccctcttgttgccaagtgatcatgaaagagatgccagtgttgctaacca gattttgacagaatggctggagtccaaattcggtaacttggagaagcaagaacacagggagatggtccccaacggacacatgcaaaccttgagcatcagcagcggcctgcggagcgtgggggagcgcatgcacacagtgcacgtgtgtgtgaag gtggcccgcgggcccctcagcgaggaaggccagttggcattggagaagcggaaggggctgatgggcatgggcgccctgctgatgctgctgccctcggcagtcagtcccggggctgatgaggaagacggggacatcttcctgttatccgccctgctgcagctccggcagatccagcaggctaatgcctggccacaggcccttcctctggtggtggtggtcccagggcaggctgggcacagggccagcgatgaacggctagaggaag acctgatgcttcagacactcattgaggaaggtttgatttcagagtacatgttcgtccatatccccgagaccacgaacgaaccccaaggatccgagcag atccgccatgccgtcaggtggctcgctgcccgctccacggcaccagcccggctcgtctcgcagacgttggtgcaggttgtggaggccgggctctgccgcgagtttgctggtaggcttcaccgtgatcggagggaccgtgacatggcgggactgccctcccagggccctgcacccgtcatcggcctctacaacactgtcctggctttcttggctggccttgtgtcgtccccgagtctggctggcctctcctggcccgtggcagagttctcggtgccagggggtggtgactgcctaccacatctgctctggaactcggctgagcacctggagtggctccagggggcagtcctgagcctgcggctgcccgactggccgctgccagccgtggggg ctccttggagccagctggttgcctccatcttccagtacgtatctcaaatcccatggtcccgccacagccagccactccttatgtcccagttggagaaccttttggagaggctgcgtcaggactgtgtgggccgaggtggggggccggacaaggagcccactttctgggaggtgccctgggacgaaattgtcatgctctgtgtagagcaccaactcctggactggaaccctcctgggtgccccgtgagtgaag atgtcatcagtgacgacggagaaatcccggtgtatttcctgagcgatgggctgcagggcttcataccgccgtcctgctgggtggatgccgtaaagcagacgcacagggacaagcagcaggggaaggcagg gtgtcaccagagcatgtggcctcatcctcgactggccaggccacgtcttcaacagaagctgtttcacagcatggttgaggaccctgagtccggatccggtgttgcccctgttttggatgctgcctccagcccccaggacctcctggctcgcattgaggaggagaaagaacagagccgcag gttcgaggaccagctgcgtacctggcttgacgtcgagtccctgggcccttcctcttcctcctcaccacttttcttgccttcttcgttactgtctgtaccggagatcgtagtgccctccccaaagatggctgccccacctgcacttgccctg cagaaggagcgcagtgtccgcagtgaccaggccaggggagctgccagtttgtatatttccgcagatgtgacacaggcgcggatataa